In the Sandaracinus amylolyticus genome, CGGCGAGCACGATCGCGACGATCGCGGAGAGCGCGTAGACGAGCGGATGCGGGCCGCGCCTGGCTGCGGGCGCCGCCGCTGCGGGTGCCGAGACCCGATCGTCGAATGCGAGCACGGGCGCCGGGATCGGCGCAGGCGCGATCGCCGCAGGGGCCGGCATCGGTACGCCCGCCGGTGCCGTCACGCGCTCCACCTCGATCGGAGCGGAGTGGCTCGCGGTGCCGATCGCGCGGCGCGCTTCGCCGTGCGCGGGGAACGTGTGGGCCATCCACGCGGCGATCTCGCTCGCGTGCGCGAGACCGCCGAATGCGCGCGCTGCGTCGTGCAGCGCGAGGCCGAGCGCCCGCGCGGTCGGCGTGCGCTTCTCGCGATCCTTCGTCAGCGCGGCGAGGATCGGCGCGTCCACCGCGCGCGGCACGCCCGGTCTCGCCATCGAGGGCGGGCGCACCACGCCCGCGGCGAGGGCGCGCAGCGTGTCCACCTCGCGATCGCGCCCGAAGAGATGCTCGCCGGTGAGCAGCTCCCACGCGAGCACCGCGATCGACCACACGTCGGCGCGCCGATCGATCTCGCGACCCTCGACGTGCTCGGGCGACATCGTCGCGAACGTGCCCTTCACCACGCCGGTCGCGGTGCGATGCGTCTTCTCCCTCGCGCGCGCGACGCCGAAGTCGAGCACCCGCGCGCACCCGTCGTCGCCGACGAACAGGTTCCGCGCCGAGACGTCGCGATGCACGACGCCGAGCTCGTGCGCCGCGTGCAGCCCCTCGCACGCATCGACCACCACCCGCAGCACGCGCCGAGCGTGTGCGATCGGATCGTCGGGATACCCGCGCGCGATCGCGCCGACGATCGCCTCGACGGTCTCGCCGCGCACCAGCTCCATCACGAGGTAGGGCGTTCCGCCGTCCTCGCCGTAGTCGAGCACCGGGCACACGTTCGGGTGCTGCACGCGCGCCGCGATGCGCGCCTCGTCGAGGAACATCTCGACGAACGCCTTCTCGCGCGCGAGGTGCGGATGGATGCGCTTGATCGCGACCACACGATCGAGCGGCGGACCGCCGTGCGCGACGTGCACCGTCGCCATGCCGCCCGACGCGATCGAGGGCCCGAGCACGTAGGGCCCGAGCCGCTTGCCCGAGCTCGACGTCACGGCATCTCGACCGGGCGCGGCGCCGACAGGCGCGTGTCGTCGCCGGGCTGGGCGGTCGCCACGAGCACGATCGCGATCACGATCCCCGCGGTCGCGATCACGCCGCTGCCCGCGAGGATCCAGGGCCAGGGATCGCTCGGCTCGGCCACTGCGCCGGGCGCGACCTCGACGTGGCTCGTCACGAGCGCGGGCAGCGGCGCGTCCTCGGCGCCGTGCTCCACGATCAACGCACCGCCGATCCCGATCACGCGCGCGTAGTAGTCGACGCGCTCCCCGTCGCGCGCCTCGAGCGCCAGCGCGCCCTCGCTCGACGACGACCACGGCCCGTCTCCGGCGCGCGCGAAGAGCGTCGCCTCGCGCACCAGACCGCCGGGATCGTTCGTCAGCGCGAGCTCGAGCCGCACCTGCGCTCCGTCGCGCCGCACCTGCACCCGCGCGCGCAGCCGCTCCGCGCCGCGCTCCCGCAGCACGCGGAACCGATGCGCGATCTCGGGAGGCACCCGCGCCGAGAACGTGTGCTGGGGCCGCAGCGCGGCGAGCCGTCGCAGATCGATCTCGATCTCGCCCTCGCGGCCCAGCGCGCGCAGCGCGAGGGCGCGGCCCTCGAGCACCCGCACGACGTCGGACACGTCGAGATCGTCGCCCTGCGCGGCGCGATCGAAGAGCGCGAGCGCGGCGCCGAAGCGCGCCTCGTCGAGCTGTCGCTCCGCGTCGTCGACGAGCGGATGCGCGTGCGCCCGCGAGGCGAGCGCGAGAACGACGAGCGCGAGGAGCCACGACGCGAGCCGACCCATCCGGAGCGCGGCGATCCTAGCCGATCACGAACGCGCACGGCGCGCTCCTCGTGACGAGGAGCGCGCCGCGTCGATCTGCACCCGAGGATCAGCGCCAGAGGCGCACCACGCTCCCGCGCTCTCCGTCGGACGAGCCCACGAGGACCCGTCGATCGCTCGTCATCGCCACCGCGATCGCGGCTTGCAGACCGGTCACCTCCGCGGGCGGAACGAAGGTCGGATCGAGCGCGCCGCCGCCGGTGATGTCGCCGATCAACAGCGCGTTCGCGTCGCGATCACCGACCGCGATCGCTTCGCCGGTCGCGCGGTCCACGTCGACACCGCGGAAGCCGCCGGAGATCGCGTCGTAGCGCATGCGCCCGCCCGCGGTGCCGAAGCCGTCGACGAGCTCGCCCGCATCGTCGACGCGCGCCGCGAACGGATGCGCACCTTCGCGACCGACCACCAGGAGCGAGCCATCGTGCATCAGCCCACCCGCGACGAGCATCACGGTGCCGTCCGACGTGATCGCGCGACGGCCCGCCGCGAACGTCGAGTCGATCGCGCCCTCCGCGTCGACGCGCACGACGACGCCCGCGCTCGCCGCGAGGTCGGAGCCGATCACCACGAAGCGCCCCGACGCGTCGACCAGCACGTCGCTGCCCAACATCGACGGCAGCTCGCGGGTGATCACCGGCTCGGCCGCGAGGTCCTCGTAGACCTGCAGCACGCTCGTCGAGCCCGCGTCGTCGCTCGTCGAGAGCAGCGCCGCGATGCGATCGCCGGCGCGATCGAGGCCCCGCGCGCCGTACGCGCCGAGGTCGCGGGCGCCGCCCTCGAGCGGCGCGCCCGACGCGTCGAGCACGGCGAGGAACGCGTGCTGCGTGCCCTCGACCGAGGCGCTGACGAGGAGCACCACGCGTCCGTCGTCGTCGACGACGATCCCACCGAGCGCGAGCCCGCTCCCCGAGGACAGCGGCACCCGCGACGGCGCGCCGCCGTTCCACGTCGCATCCGCCTGCCCGCGCCGATCGAGCCGCCGCACGAACACCCCGACCGTGTCTCCGTCGAGCGCGCCGTAGGTCGTGTAGATGCGCCCGAGCTCGTCGCTCGCGAGGCCGACCACCGAGTACGTCGCTTCTTCGTTCGCCGCGATGCCGCCGGTGCCGAAGCTCTCGTCGGTCGCGCCCGCATCGCCGGGGGTCACGACGAAGAGCTCGAGCGCGACCGCGTCGTCGCCGTCGGCCACCCGCACCGTGATCGGAGCTTCGCCGGGCTGCGCGATCGCCTCGGCGGAGAACGTGATCGTGGCGCTCTCGCCCGCCACGCCCGCGGGCGCGCTCGCCTGCACGTGCTCGGGCAGACCCTCGATGGTGATCGCGAGCGTCGCGTCGTAGCCGGCGTCGCGATCGATCGTGAGCTCGAGCGTCGCCGACTCGTTGCGGCGCACGACGACGGCGTGGCTCGCCGCGCTCACGCGGAACGACGCGGCGGGCGCCTCGCCGGCATCGGGATCGTCGATCGGATCGATCGCACCCCCGTCATCGGCGGTCTGCACGCCGGCATCGCCCATCGTGGCGGGCGGAACGGCGCCGGCGCGGCAACCTGCGATGGCGAGACAGAGCGCGAGCCAAGAAACGACCGACGAGCGATGAGTCACGGGAACCTCCTGCGGCGCGCTCCCTCATCACGACGCGCGCCAACCTGCGGAGCCCGGATTTCCCAGCGATCGCCGCGACCCGTGCCCGTGCGCGCACGTGCGCCGGGCGTGCGGACGATTCGGCCATCACCGCGCGCTCCGACGGACGAATCCGCTCCCGACCGGCCAATTCTCAGCCGATTCGTCCACCCTGCGCCGCGCTCGCATCGTGCGATGCTCGGCGCTCCGATGACGTCTCGTGAACGCATCCTCGACGGCGCCGCGCGCGCGTTCGGTCGGCTCGGCTACGCGCGCACCCGCGTGGAGGACGTGCTGAACGCCGCCGACGTCTCGCGCCCGACCTTCTACAAGGAGTTCTCGAGCGCCGACGACGTGTTCGAGACGCTCGCGCGCCTGCACTTCCGCGAGCTCTCGAAGCGCCTCGTCGACGCGCTCGAGTCCACCGGCGATCCGAGCGGCAAGCTCTTCGCGATCGTCGACGCGTACTTCCGGTGGCGCTCCGAGCTCGGCCCGCTGGGGCGCGTGCTCGACGTCGAGGCGCGCCAGCCCCGCAGCGCGCTCGCGCGCATCCGCCGTCCGGTCACCGAGCGTCTGGTCGAGGCGTTCCGCGAGCAGATCGTCGCGCTCGGCAGGCCCGCGCCCGATCCGCTGCTGCTCGGCGCGCTCATCTCGGCGGCCGAGCACCTCGGCGACACGCTGCCCAGCGATCGCGCGCCGACCGCGCGCGAGATGACGCGCCGCCGCATCGCGATGCTGCGCCTCGCCGCGGGGGTGCTGATGCCGCTCGAGCCGGAGCGGAAGCGCCGCAGGCGCTGAGGCTCAGCGCGTCAGCCAGGCGAGCAGCACGAGCACGCCGACCACCAGCGCGACCGCGCCGGTGAGCACGTGACCGGGATCGGGCGGTGGTCGCTCGCGCACCGCCGCCGCGGCGCGCCGTCGCGCGCGGGTCGAGGGCGGTGTCTCGCTCACGCCCGATGCGCCCACCCCGTGCGCTTCGAGCGTTCCTCCCGCGGGCGCGCGCAGCACGAGGCAGCTCGCGCGCTCGCGATATCCGCCGGCGCCGGTGCCCGGTGGTGCGGCCTCGAGCGCGCACTCGCCCTCGATCTCGACCTCGTCGCCCTCGGCGAGCACGACCTCCCACTGCTCGATCACGAGCCGCATCGTCGCGCCCGGGCCGGGCTCGGTGGTCTCGGCGTGCGCGCGGATCCACGCCTGCTGTCCCTCGAGCGAGCCCCCGACGTGCACGCGCCCACGAGCATGCGCGCGCGTCGCGCAGAGCAACGTCGCGAGCTCCGCGAGCCGGCGCTTCTCGGCGTGGAGCTCCTTCATCGCTCCGCCGCCGCCGCGGCGGAGCGCGTCCTTCACCGCGCGCTGCCGACGCGCGACCTCGTCGATGTCGCGGTCGATCTTGCCGAGGACCTCCTGGGCTCGATGCGCGCGCGCCTCCACGCGGATCGACTCCGCGCGGATCAGCACGCGCCCGCTCGCGTCCTCGAGCCAGAAGTCGACCGCACCGCGCGCGTGGGGCGTGCTCGCGAGCCCTTGCCTCACGTCCCAGTAGACGCACGCGCGCTGACCGAGCGACGACGTGACGAGCTCGCGCGCGCGTCGCACCCGGCCGCGCACCCGCGCGTGCGAGCCATCGCGCAGCGACGCGATCGGGACGATCTCGGACACCGCACGATCCTACAGGCAGACGCGGCCGGGCTCGACCGGAGCGCTGATCGGTGCGCGCCCGCACTCGCCCGTCGTGTTGTCGCCCCAGCACACGATCTCGCCACCCATCCCGACCGCGCAGGTGTGATCGCCGCCCGTCGCGATCGACTTCCACGTGCGCCCGACGAGCACCGGCATCGGCAGCGACGTGTCCGCGCCCGCCGCGGCGCCGATCTGACCGCGCGTGTCGTCGCCGAAGCACGAGAGGCGCCCCATCGTGTCGAGCACGCAGGTGTGCGCGGTGCCGAGCGCCATCGGGTACGCGCCGTTGGGGAATTCCGCGAGCGGCACCGGGCGATTGCGATCCGTGCGATCGCCGAGCCCGAGCTGCCCGGTGTCGTTGCGACCCCAGCACTCCACGCGCTCGCGCACCGGCGTGCCGGTGAGCCTCCGCGCGCAGGTGTGATCGCCGCCCGCCGCGACCGCTGCGAACGTGCCGCTGATGCGGCTCGGCACCGCGATCATCGCGTCGCTCGAGCCGGTGCCCACCTGGCCGTGATCGTTGGAGCCCCAACAAAAGAGCGCACCGTCGCTCGCGAGCGCGCACCCGTGGGCGCGGCCGACCGCGACCGCGACGAGATCGGGATCGCCCATGACCGGCACGATCGTCGGGCTGCCGCGATCCGAGGTCGCCGCGAGACCGAGCCGTCCCTCGGCGATCGAGCCCCAGCAATAGAGGCGCCCTTCGACCGCGGTCACCGCCATGTCGCGCGCGATCGCGCACGTGAACGCGTCGCCGGCCGCGACGTCGACCGCCCAGAGCATGCTGTCGGTCACGCCGAAGGGCCCGCCCGAGTACCCCGGGATCGACGTGCCCGACACCACGCCGCGCCCGAGCTGCAGGTGCTCGTTGCCGCCCCAGCACGCGACGCGATCGCGCCCACTGCTCGGGCGGATCGCGCAGGCGTGCGAGGTGCCGAGCGAGACGTCGCGCCAGTCCTCGCAGCTCGTCGAACCGTTGGTGCAGCGCACGATCGCGGGCGTCTCCTCGATCGTCGTCGCGTCGGTGCCGAGCCGCCCCGCGCGCCCGTCGCCCCAGCACTGCGCGCGCCCCGAGGCCTCGAGCGCGCAGGTGTAGTCGGGGCCCGCGACGATCTCGATCGCACCGCCGCGCTCGATGCACGCGCCCGCTTCGCACCCGTCGAGCGCGGGGCACCCGCACGCGACGCACACGCCGCCCGGCACTCCGCACAAGCCGGGCGACGTGCCGGGCGCACACGCGTCACCGAGCGCGCAGCCGTTGCAGCACGCGCCGCGCACGCAGCGCCCCGGGCCCGCCGCGGTCGTGCACGCGGCCTCGTCGGTGACCGCGACGCAGCGCCCGGCGACGCAGCGCTCGCACTCGCCGCACCCGCCTTCTTCGCACGCGCACGCGCTGGTGCCCTGGCAGTCGTCGTCGCCGCAGTCGGTGGTGCGATCGCAGTCGTCGTCGCGCCCGTCGCTGCAGCTCGCGCCCGACTCGCGCGACGCGTTGCAGGTGTCGAAGGGCAGCGGCTCGGCGTCCTCGGGGCAGAGCCCCGCGTCGCACATCCCGCACGCGCTTCCGTCGGCGGGAACCAGCTCGACGCGCACGACCTGATCGGGCGCGCGCGGCAGATCGATCGCGCGGCACGCCGCGGCCACCGGACGGCAGGTCTCGTCGAGCGCGATCATGACGAGGCCGTAGCTGCCGGGCGGGAGGATCGGCGGCGCGCTCGCGCTCTCGCCCGCGCGCCAGCTCGTCCGCCATCGCACCGTCGCGTCGTCGTCGCACCCCTCGTCGAGCACCCGCGCTTCGTACGCGACCGCGAGCGCGGCGCGATCGGCGTCGCGCACGACGTACTCCCACTCGAGGGAGCGCTCCGAGGGCGCGCACGCCGACACGAGCATCGCTGCGACTGCGAGCGCTGGCGCGGCGCGGACCATCCGCTCGCACGATAGCAGGCGCCACCTGGCGACAGTCGTGCGGGATGTTCACCACGCGGCGCGAGTCGACGTATCCTCGTCGATCTGGCGCGTTCCAACCCGCGCCGCGGAGGGCTGCATGAGGCTTCGCTTGCTCCCGCTCGAAGGTCCGTTCGTCGCGCTGGTCGCGCTCTGTCTCACGAGCGCCTGCGACGACCCCTCGCCATCACGCCCGACGCGCGACAGCGGCCCTGGTGTCGTCGACGCCGGCGGGGGTGACGCGAGCACGGGGATCGACGGCGGTGTCCCCACCGGCCCGTGCGCGGGCCCCGACACCGACGGCGACGGAATCCCCGACGCGTTCGAGAGCACCGTCGACAGCGACGGCGACGGCACGCCGAACTCGATGGACGACGACTCCGACGGCGACGGCGTCCTCGACTCGGTCGAGCGCCGCGACGCATGCCCGCCGCGCGACTCCGATCGCGACACGATCCCCGACTACCTCGACGCCGACAGCGACAACGACGGCCTCACCGACGCCGAGGAGCGCGAGCTCGGCACCGACGCCACGCGCGTCGACACCGACGGCGACGGCGTGAGCGACCTCGGCGAGGTGCGCGGCTCGGGCACGAGCCCGACCGACGCGACGAGCACGATCCCCGAGGACGACTTCTTCGTGATCCTGCCCTACGAGGGAGACCACGAGATGCGCCCGCTGCGCTTCGGCACCGCGATCGCGCGCGCCGACGTGTACTTCCTGATCGACACCACCGGCTCGATGCAGGACGCGATCGACGACGTGAATTCGTCGCTCATGCGCATCGCGACCGAGGTCGCGCGCCTGGTCCCCGACGCCCAGTTCGGCGTGGGCCACTACGACGACTTCCCGGTCGATCCCTACGGCGGCACGTCGGAGCCGACGCCGATCTTCTACGTCGACGGATTCGGCGATCCGATCTCGTGCACCCGCGACTCGCAGTGCCCGGGCCTGACGAGCGTCTGCGACACCCGCGACGGTCGTTGCGTCGAGCCCTGCACGTCGACCGCGCGCTGCGCGACGCTCTCGGCGGGCTCGACCTGCCCCAGCACCGCACCTCGTTACTGCTCGATCGCGCTGGCGCGCGACGACGCGCCGTACACCCACGACATCGACATCACCGGCGACCTCGCGCGCGTGAACGCGGCGCTCGCGCTCACGGTGAACGGCGGCGCCGACATCCCGGAGAGCGGCACCGAAGCGATCTATCTCGCGGCGACCGGGATGGGCCTCACCTATCCCAACGATCGCACCGGCACGAGCACCATCGCCGCGAAGACGTGCGCGCCGGTCGCCGGCGAGACCGAGGCGCGGCGCGGATATCCGTGCTTCCGCCCGGGCGCGCTGCCGATCGTCGTGACCGTCACCGACGCGCCGTTCCACAACGGAACGACGACGAACGCGAGCTGGAGCGTGCCCTATGCCGGCCCGGTCGCGACCTCGGCGCACTCGTTCGCCCAGGCGGTCACCGCGCTGAACGATCTCGGGGCGCGCGCGATCGGCGTGAACGTCGGCACCGGCACCGGTGGCACCGCCGCGGGGACCGATCTCCGCGCGCTCGCGATGCAGACCGGCACCGTCAGCTCGACGGGCATGCCGCTCGTCTACACCGGCGCGGCGTCGACGACCGCGAACCAGATCATCGAGGGCATCCGCAGCGTCGTCTCGGGCACGCCCCAGGACGTCTCGACGCGCACCGCGAACGTCGCGGGCAACCCCGACGAGTTCGACGCGACGACGTTCATCAAGTCGATCGTGCCGCTCGAGGGATACGGTCCCGGCGGCGTCTCGGGCGCGATGCCCGGCGTGACGTACTCGAGCCGCGACGCGACCACGTTCTACGGCGTGATCCCGGGCACCGAGGTCGAGTTCACCGTCGACTTCTGGAACGACGTGCGCATGCCCGCGGCGACCGCGCAGATCTTCCGCGCGCGCATCATCGTCGTGGGCAACGGGGTCGCGGATCTCGACGAGCGCCAGGTCTACATCGTCGTGCCGCCGGAGGGCGGCGACATCGTCCTCGAGTGATCACACGGCCGAGAGGGCCGGGTCGCGAGCGGCCCGGCCCCTCGAGCGCTTCGTCAGTCGACGTTCACCGTGATCTGATCGACCAGCACGTCGTCTTCGAAGAGCGAGATCGTGGCCGGCCCGAACTCGACGTCGACGACCACCGCGTCCCACTGCGGGTTCGGGCACGTCGGCACGTTCGGCACGTCCGGGCTGACGGTCGCGAGGTTGAACCGGAACTGGCCGTTCCGCGGCGTCGGCTGCGGGCCGGTCCCGCCCTCCGCGTCGACCTCGGTGTCCTGCCCCGGAGCTCGGTTGCCGGCCGGGTTGATGCACTCGACCTCGGCGAGACCCTCGGACTCGACCGTGATCTCGAACGTCGTGCCCCCGAGCCCGGCGACCTTGCCGACGCACCGGACCTGGGTCCCGGTGTCCGTGCACGTCACGTCGTTCCCACCGCCGGTGAGGAAATGACCGCTCTGCGCAACGACCGCGCTCGCGACGAGGAGCGTCGCTCCGCCCGCGACCGCGCTCAGCACCTTCCACTTCCGCTCCACGCACCACCTCTTTGGTCCGGGGTCCCGCGAGGGCGTCCCAGCCCCGCGCGAAACCGCTTGGTCTCGAAGCAGGCTCAAGCGCGATACAGGCATCGACATGCGGCCCGGGGGAGCGCTCGAAATCCGCATCTCGGGGTCGAGCAACGCGCATTCGGCGACCGCGCTCGGGGGCGCCTGCGACGGCGCGGTCGCATGCTCCTCGGAGCCCCGGCTCGCCTGCGACCACCGCGTCGCGCGCCGCTCGTGAACCTCGGGAATTCCCACCGCTCCCGCCTGGATCACGCCTTGCGATGTCGCGCTCCGCATGCGGCACGCGATCGTCCTCGCGCTCCTCGCCACCGGCTGCGTCGGCCAGCTCGGCGGTGATCTCCGCGACGATCCACGTCCGATCGATCCCGACCCGCAGCCGATCCGCGTCTCGCTGGCGAGCGCGCCCGCGCTCGAGCCCGATGGCGCGTGCGTCACGCTGCGCGACGGCGAGACGCTGCTCGACACCAGCCCCGAGGGCGACGCGTGGCTCGCGAGCGACGAAGGCCTGCGGGTCGTCGCGCGCGACGGCACCGAGTGGGCGCTCCCCTATGCGCCCGCCGCGCGCCCCACGTACCTCGTCGCGCACGACGCGCGCGCCGCGACGTGGATCGCGAACGGCCTCGTCGAGCGCGCCGTCCCCGGCGGCCTGCGCCGCGTGCACGTGCCCGCGGAGACCGGCACGCCCCGCTGGCTGTGCGGCGATCCCGAGGCCCACGGGCCCTTCTTCCTCGCGACCGAGCACGGCCTGCACGCGCGCGAGGGCGGGCAGTTCTGGCGCTACGCGGTCGACGGAGACGCGCTCTCGCCCGCGTTCCCGTTCGCGCTCGCGAGCGGCGCGTGCACGAGCTCGACGCAGGAGCTCTGGCTCTCCGACGGAGCCGGTGCGTGGCGCCTCGATCTGAACGACGCAGCGCCCGCGCTGCGCGCGCTCGAGGCGATCCCCGCGGGCCTCGCGATCGTGCGCGAGGGCGTGCTCGCCGCCGCGGCGGGCGACGACGCGCTCTTCGTGATCGAAGGCAGCGCGTCGAGCGAGATCGTGTTCGAGGAAGGCGTGCCCGCGTCGGTGTCGATCGGCGGCGGTCGGGTGTGGGCGCGACTGCCCACCATGATCGCGCGCCGTGATCGCGACGGAGCGTGGTCGCGAATCGACCTCGCGAGCGACGACCTGCATGCCGATGCGACCGGCGCAGCGTGGTCGCTCGCGGGCACCGAGCTCTGCCGCCTCGAGACCGGCGCCACGCTCTCGATCACCGGCCTGGTTCCCGACGATCGTGTCAGCGGCGCGCGCGCGCTGGTGATCACGACCAGCGCGATGGCCGCGTCCACGCAGGTGACGATCGACGGCAACGTCGTGTTCGACGCCGACGACGCGTCGACCACGTTCGACGCGGGCGAGCTCCCGATGGGCGCGGCGGGCTGGCACGAGCTGGTCGCGACCGCGGAGATCGATGGAGCCGAGGTCTCGCGCACGCTCGCCTACGAGGTGATCGACACCGCGCCGCTCTCGTTCGAGCGCGACGTCGCGCCCTTCGTCGCGACCCACTGCGTCGCTTGTCACGCCGAGGACGCGCCGAGCCGCGTGCGCCTCGACACCTACGACTCGTTCCGCGCGCGCGCGCCCTCGGCGCTCGCGCGGATGGGGCGCGGCGAGATGCCGCCGAGCCCGATGGATCCCGCGCCCGCGGAGATGGTCCGCACCGTCGAGCGCTGGATCGAGGGAGGGATGATGCCATGAGCAGAACGCATACCTCGGCGCCCATCCATGCATGGCGCGCATACCTCCTGATCGCGCTCCTGAGCGCGTGCGGCGCGCCGGGGAGCGATCCCGACGCCGACGGGCCCGACGATCCCGGGCCCGATCCCGGCGACGTGATCGACCGCGATCCCACCGGCCCCTCCGAGCTCCCGCCGGCGCGCGCGCCCGAGCGACTCTCGGCGCAGCAGATCCACGCATCGCTGCAGGTCGCGACCGGGCAGACGTGGGCGGGCTTCGAGGACGCCGCCGCGACCCTCGGTCGCCCCGACTACACGCAGACGACCGAAGAGGGCCGGCAGATGTCGGTCGCGTTCGAGACGCTGGTGGGCGATGCCGCGCGCGCGACGTGCCGCGCCGCGATCACCGCCGACCGCGCGCTCACGGTCGACGACGAGGCGCGCGCGATCCTGCGCGGCATCGACCTCGACGCACCCGACGCCGAGGCGCGCCGCGCGAACCTGCGCCGACTGCTCCTGCGCTTCCACGGGCACGAGGTGATCGCCGACGACGATCCGCGCGTGACCCCGTGGCTCGAGCTGCTCGATGCGCCGATCGAGCCCTCCGACGTGAGCCGCACCGCGACCGCGGCCGACGTCGAGGCGGTGCGCTGGGAAGCGCTCTGCGTCGGCCTCGCGACCCACCCCGACTTCCTCACGTACTGACGAGGAGACGAAGCGATGCATCTCGGACGACGACATCTCCTCCGCGGCGCGATCGGCATGGGCGCGGTCGCGACCTTCGGCGCGGCGCTGGGACCGATCGGACGCCTCGTCGCGCAGCCACGCCCGCTCGGGCGTCGCCTCGTCGCGTGTTACTTCGAGGGCGGCTGGGACGTGCTGCTCGGCCCCGATGCGCGCGACCCCGCGCGCTCGTACCCCGGCATCCAGCTCGGCACCGATCTGCTCGACGCGGAGATGCGCGAGCCGGTCGAGGTGAATCTCGGCGGCACGCGCGCGCTGTGGGGCGCGCCGATGGCGCCGATGCGCGCCCACGCCGACGTCACCACCGTGTTCCGCGGCATCAACATGAACACCGTCGCGCACCCGACCGGGCGCGCGTACGTGAACACGTTCATGTCGCCCGCGGGCAGCGCGCCGCGCGGCAGCTCGCTCGGCACCGTGTTCGCGACCGGCGGCGAGCTCGGGCCCGACGGACCGATCCTCCCGTTCGTCTCGGTCGGTCTGCCTGCGTTCAACCATCGCTACGCGCAGGAGGCGAACGCGCTGCAGCTCGATCGCCCGCGCGAGGTCATGCCGATGCTCTCGGGCCCCGCGCGTCGCATGCCCGTCGCGATCGAGGCGCTGCTCGCGGCGGCGCGCGAGGACTCGCGGGCCTGCATCGGTGCGGCCTACGAAGGACGCGATCCCGCGGAGGAGCAGCGCCTCTCGATCGCGCGCATGGAGCGGCTCGAGGCCGAGGGCCTCGCGTCGCGCTTCGACTTCGCCGGCGACTCGACCGAGATGCAGCAGATCCGCACCCGCTACGGCTTCGCGGCGAACGCGACCGATGGTGCCGGCCTCCAAGCCGCGGTCGCGGCGCAGCTCGTGAAGACCGGCCTCTCGCGCAGCGTGAT is a window encoding:
- a CDS encoding serine/threonine-protein kinase, whose translation is MTSSSGKRLGPYVLGPSIASGGMATVHVAHGGPPLDRVVAIKRIHPHLAREKAFVEMFLDEARIAARVQHPNVCPVLDYGEDGGTPYLVMELVRGETVEAIVGAIARGYPDDPIAHARRVLRVVVDACEGLHAAHELGVVHRDVSARNLFVGDDGCARVLDFGVARAREKTHRTATGVVKGTFATMSPEHVEGREIDRRADVWSIAVLAWELLTGEHLFGRDREVDTLRALAAGVVRPPSMARPGVPRAVDAPILAALTKDREKRTPTARALGLALHDAARAFGGLAHASEIAAWMAHTFPAHGEARRAIGTASHSAPIEVERVTAPAGVPMPAPAAIAPAPIPAPVLAFDDRVSAPAAAAPAARRGPHPLVYALSAIVAIVLAAGGGWLAARASSPAPIAEAPAAPIRVDAPEPIPPPEPELAPPPEPAPRPTPEPAPASDPAPDPDPVRRERGRGFANVSVRGGWADIYHRGRYLGRTPTRVELPAGRQTLELAPFGRAPHRRVALRVPAGGEATASIALE
- a CDS encoding TetR/AcrR family transcriptional regulator, with protein sequence MTSRERILDGAARAFGRLGYARTRVEDVLNAADVSRPTFYKEFSSADDVFETLARLHFRELSKRLVDALESTGDPSGKLFAIVDAYFRWRSELGPLGRVLDVEARQPRSALARIRRPVTERLVEAFREQIVALGRPAPDPLLLGALISAAEHLGDTLPSDRAPTAREMTRRRIAMLRLAAGVLMPLEPERKRRRR
- a CDS encoding RCC1 domain-containing protein translates to MVRAAPALAVAAMLVSACAPSERSLEWEYVVRDADRAALAVAYEARVLDEGCDDDATVRWRTSWRAGESASAPPILPPGSYGLVMIALDETCRPVAAACRAIDLPRAPDQVVRVELVPADGSACGMCDAGLCPEDAEPLPFDTCNASRESGASCSDGRDDDCDRTTDCGDDDCQGTSACACEEGGCGECERCVAGRCVAVTDEAACTTAAGPGRCVRGACCNGCALGDACAPGTSPGLCGVPGGVCVACGCPALDGCEAGACIERGGAIEIVAGPDYTCALEASGRAQCWGDGRAGRLGTDATTIEETPAIVRCTNGSTSCEDWRDVSLGTSHACAIRPSSGRDRVACWGGNEHLQLGRGVVSGTSIPGYSGGPFGVTDSMLWAVDVAAGDAFTCAIARDMAVTAVEGRLYCWGSIAEGRLGLAATSDRGSPTIVPVMGDPDLVAVAVGRAHGCALASDGALFCWGSNDHGQVGTGSSDAMIAVPSRISGTFAAVAAGGDHTCARRLTGTPVRERVECWGRNDTGQLGLGDRTDRNRPVPLAEFPNGAYPMALGTAHTCVLDTMGRLSCFGDDTRGQIGAAAGADTSLPMPVLVGRTWKSIATGGDHTCAVGMGGEIVCWGDNTTGECGRAPISAPVEPGRVCL
- a CDS encoding DUF1501 domain-containing protein; this encodes MHLGRRHLLRGAIGMGAVATFGAALGPIGRLVAQPRPLGRRLVACYFEGGWDVLLGPDARDPARSYPGIQLGTDLLDAEMREPVEVNLGGTRALWGAPMAPMRAHADVTTVFRGINMNTVAHPTGRAYVNTFMSPAGSAPRGSSLGTVFATGGELGPDGPILPFVSVGLPAFNHRYAQEANALQLDRPREVMPMLSGPARRMPVAIEALLAAAREDSRACIGAAYEGRDPAEEQRLSIARMERLEAEGLASRFDFAGDSTEMQQIRTRYGFAANATDGAGLQAAVAAQLVKTGLSRSVMVRLSRGHDTHNANWATDQPTRLSEGFTAMAALIDDLRQDDPDLARTTVIAFSEFSRTPRLNGTRGRDHWFAASMVVCGGLRPGVFGATNPDDLGLIRVDPELGTQADDGMQLMPEHVAATIVAAAGLDATDYRVDPITSLFPAA